The nucleotide sequence TGATTATCCCCGGCGGATTTTCGTATGGAGATTATCTCCGGTCCGGTGCCATCGCCCGCTTCTCCCCAATTATGCAGGAAGTGGTGAAATTCGCTGAAAAAGGAGGGCCGGTAATGGGAATTTGTAATGGATTTCAGATTTTACTTGAGGCCGGACTTATTCCCGGAGCCATGATGCACAATGAAAAGCTTAAGTTTATTTGCAAGAATGTTTTTGTTCGGGTAGAATCTACTGATTCTATTTTCACAAATACTTTAAAGAAAGGAAGTGTTTTAGATATCCCTGTTTCTCACGGTGAAGGAAATTACTTCATAGATGATGATGGATTAAAGTCACTTCAGGACAATGATCAGGTTTTGTTCAGGT is from Gracilimonas sp. and encodes:
- the purQ gene encoding phosphoribosylformylglycinamidine synthase subunit PurQ, with product MATFGVVVFPGSNCDHDAYHAMKHVMNSEVKFLWHKEMDLSGVDFLIIPGGFSYGDYLRSGAIARFSPIMQEVVKFAEKGGPVMGICNGFQILLEAGLIPGAMMHNEKLKFICKNVFVRVESTDSIFTNTLKKGSVLDIPVSHGEGNYFIDDDGLKSLQDNDQVLFRYCDVEGKLTKEANFNGSIDHIAGICNSKRNVLGMMPHPERAMEKLLGSEDGKPIFESILNSLSIA